A stretch of Cyanobacterium sp. HL-69 DNA encodes these proteins:
- a CDS encoding RNA-binding protein, whose protein sequence is MSIYVGNLSYDVTEAHLTSAFADFGAVKRVYLPTDRETGRMRGFGFVEMDTEAEENAAIEALDGAEWMGRDMKVNKAKPRENNNNNRSSYGGGGSRGGSRF, encoded by the coding sequence ATGTCAATATATGTAGGCAACCTTTCCTATGACGTTACCGAAGCTCACCTTACCTCTGCGTTTGCAGACTTCGGAGCAGTAAAAAGAGTATATTTACCCACTGACCGTGAAACTGGTCGTATGCGTGGTTTTGGTTTCGTGGAAATGGACACCGAAGCCGAAGAAAACGCAGCCATCGAAGCCCTAGACGGTGCAGAATGGATGGGGCGTGATATGAAGGTTAATAAAGCTAAACCCCGTGAGAACAACAACAACAATCGTTCCTCTTACGGTGGCGGTGGCAGCAGAGGCGGAAGTCGCTTCTAA
- a CDS encoding Pyridoxamine 5'-phosphate oxidase, translating into MSNILAPWRSPLAKALHLNRAKPYSRYFQLATISPEGFPTNRTVVFRGFYDDTNWLQIITDIRSEKYQHLQKQPQSEICWYFTKTREQFRINGYIDIITHQEKDQKMINARKQVWDKLSDNAKIQFTWANPGETLNDESIITPDNLDNPLDTFCLLLFKPQKVDHLQLKGNPQNRYLYQLEEQNHWEMSPINP; encoded by the coding sequence ATGTCTAATATTCTAGCACCATGGCGATCGCCCTTAGCCAAAGCATTACATCTAAATAGGGCAAAACCCTATAGCCGTTACTTTCAACTAGCCACCATTTCCCCCGAGGGCTTTCCTACAAATCGCACCGTGGTATTTAGGGGATTTTATGACGATACCAACTGGCTACAAATCATCACCGACATCAGAAGCGAAAAATATCAACATCTACAAAAACAACCCCAAAGCGAAATTTGTTGGTACTTTACCAAAACCAGAGAACAATTTAGAATCAATGGTTATATTGACATTATCACCCACCAAGAAAAAGATCAAAAAATGATCAATGCCCGTAAGCAAGTATGGGACAAATTAAGCGATAACGCCAAAATTCAATTTACATGGGCAAATCCGGGAGAAACACTCAATGATGAATCTATCATCACTCCCGACAACCTTGATAATCCCCTTGATACTTTTTGTTTACTACTATTTAAACCCCAAAAAGTTGATCATCTACAACTTAAAGGCAATCCCCAAAATAGATACCTATACCAACTTGAGGAACAAAATCACTGGGAAATGAGTCCTATTAATCCATAA
- the rpoD gene encoding RNA polymerase primary sigma factor RpoD, translating to MTQAQEIFATITPTDDMEALLDLGSTSKGKNKSSVSVDTELTEIMSDADSMGGVETSTKKATKLAANRRRTQTKKKPFTEDSIRVYLQEIGRIRLLRAEEEIELARQIADLLDLEYIRATQIEHLGRIPTDEEWAVACDIPNMRQFNRRLHIGRRAKDKMVQSNLRLVVSIAKKYMNRGLSFQDLIQEGSLGLIRAAEKFDHEKGYKFSTYATWWIRQAITRAIADQSRTIRLPVHLYETISRIKKTTKMLSQKMGRKPTEEEIAEDMEMTIEKLRFIAKSAQLPISLETPIGKEEDSRLGDFIEADGETPEDEVSKNLLREDLENVLDSLSPRERDVLRLRYGLDDGRMKTLEEIGQIFNVTRERIRQIEAKALRKLRHPNRNSILKEYIR from the coding sequence ATGACGCAGGCACAAGAAATTTTCGCAACTATCACCCCCACTGACGACATGGAAGCACTTTTAGATTTAGGATCAACATCTAAGGGTAAGAATAAAAGTTCAGTTTCTGTAGATACAGAATTAACAGAAATTATGTCCGATGCAGATTCTATGGGGGGTGTTGAAACAAGTACGAAAAAAGCGACAAAACTTGCTGCTAACCGCCGTCGAACTCAAACCAAGAAAAAGCCTTTTACCGAAGATTCTATTCGTGTTTATCTCCAAGAAATAGGTCGCATCAGACTTTTAAGGGCAGAGGAAGAAATTGAGTTGGCCCGTCAGATTGCAGACTTACTAGATTTAGAATATATCCGAGCTACTCAAATCGAGCATTTAGGACGTATTCCCACCGATGAAGAATGGGCAGTGGCTTGTGATATTCCTAATATGCGTCAGTTTAACCGTCGCTTGCATATTGGGAGAAGGGCAAAGGATAAAATGGTTCAATCAAATTTGCGTTTGGTGGTATCCATTGCCAAGAAGTACATGAATCGAGGGTTATCTTTTCAAGATTTGATTCAAGAAGGTTCGTTAGGTTTGATTCGCGCCGCCGAAAAGTTTGACCATGAAAAGGGTTACAAATTCTCCACTTACGCCACATGGTGGATTCGTCAAGCTATTACCCGTGCGATCGCAGATCAATCCCGTACGATCCGCTTACCCGTCCATCTCTACGAAACCATCTCAAGGATTAAGAAAACCACCAAAATGCTTTCTCAAAAAATGGGCAGAAAACCCACTGAGGAAGAAATCGCAGAAGATATGGAGATGACTATCGAAAAACTAAGATTCATCGCCAAGTCTGCGCAACTACCTATCTCCTTAGAAACTCCTATCGGTAAGGAAGAGGATTCTCGTCTAGGTGACTTTATCGAAGCGGACGGAGAAACCCCCGAAGATGAAGTATCCAAAAACTTATTACGGGAAGACTTAGAAAATGTACTCGATTCCCTTAGCCCCCGTGAAAGAGATGTTCTCAGACTTCGTTATGGTTTGGATGATGGACGAATGAAAACCCTAGAAGAAATCGGGCAGATATTTAACGTTACCCGTGAGCGTATCCGTCAAATTGAAGCTAAAGCATTACGCAAGTTGCGCCATCCCAACCGTAATAGTATCCTAAAAGAATATATCCGTTAG
- the gmd-2 gene encoding GDPmannose 4,6-dehydratase produces MTKKALISGISGQDGAYLAQLLLSKGYEVAGTSRDAQMSSFKNLELLGIKDKIQLESMALNDFRSVLQILMKTEPDEVYNLAGQSSVGLSFELPVETLESIATGTLNLLEAIRFTHRPIKFYSAGSSECFGDIGVEAADENTPFRPRSPYGVAKSTAFWQVANYREAYDIFACTGILFNHESPLRPRRFVTQKIINRVIDIAEGKEQVLSLGNINISRDWGWAPEYVQAMYLMLQHDSPEDFVIATGASYKLEDFVACAFDFFDLDWQKYVECDRTLLRPTDLAFSQGNPTKAKKILDWEAQYKMPDVVRGMIEAKVNKA; encoded by the coding sequence ATGACAAAAAAAGCGTTAATATCTGGCATATCTGGGCAGGATGGGGCTTATTTAGCTCAATTGTTATTGTCTAAGGGGTATGAGGTGGCAGGTACTTCTAGGGATGCTCAGATGTCTTCCTTCAAAAATTTAGAGCTTTTAGGAATAAAGGATAAAATTCAATTAGAGTCCATGGCACTGAATGATTTTCGCAGTGTCTTACAGATTTTGATGAAAACTGAACCCGATGAGGTTTATAATTTGGCAGGACAAAGTTCCGTGGGTTTGTCCTTTGAGTTACCAGTGGAAACCTTAGAAAGTATTGCGACGGGTACTTTGAATTTATTGGAAGCCATTCGTTTTACCCATCGCCCCATTAAGTTTTATAGTGCAGGTTCGAGCGAATGTTTTGGGGATATAGGAGTTGAGGCGGCCGATGAGAATACCCCTTTTCGCCCTAGAAGTCCTTATGGGGTGGCAAAATCCACGGCTTTTTGGCAGGTGGCTAATTATCGGGAGGCTTATGATATTTTTGCTTGTACAGGAATTTTGTTTAACCATGAGTCGCCATTGCGCCCTCGTCGTTTTGTGACTCAAAAAATTATTAATAGGGTGATAGATATTGCGGAGGGTAAAGAGCAGGTTTTGTCTTTGGGTAATATTAATATCAGTCGAGATTGGGGTTGGGCGCCTGAGTATGTGCAGGCAATGTATTTGATGTTGCAACATGATTCTCCCGAAGATTTTGTCATTGCTACGGGGGCTAGTTATAAGTTGGAGGATTTTGTGGCTTGTGCTTTTGATTTTTTTGATTTGGATTGGCAAAAATATGTAGAGTGCGATCGCACTTTATTACGACCCACGGATTTAGCCTTTAGTCAGGGCAACCCCACCAAAGCGAAAAAAATATTAGACTGGGAAGCCCAATATAAAATGCCTGATGTGGTGAGAGGAATGATTGAAGCCAAGGTGAATAAAGCTTGA
- a CDS encoding HNH endonuclease family protein, whose product MGKVLVLNASYEPLNITSWKRAVILLIKGKAEQLEHDGTFICQTFPLPSVIRLRYYVKVPYKEIPLTRKNVLERDRHTCQYCNYRGEKLTLDHVLPRSRKGPDTWENLVTACVRCNIRKGNRTPKEAEMPLLTQPRKPYSSLHFEIVKCTKDNLNHEWRKYVIGI is encoded by the coding sequence ATGGGTAAGGTTTTAGTTTTAAATGCCTCCTATGAACCGCTAAATATCACCAGTTGGAAAAGAGCGGTAATTCTGTTAATTAAAGGCAAGGCGGAACAGTTAGAACATGATGGAACATTTATTTGTCAGACATTCCCGTTACCCTCGGTGATTAGGTTACGGTATTATGTCAAGGTTCCCTATAAGGAGATTCCTTTAACTAGAAAGAATGTGTTAGAGCGCGATCGGCATACTTGTCAATATTGTAATTATAGAGGGGAAAAATTAACATTAGATCATGTTCTTCCCCGTTCCCGAAAAGGTCCTGATACTTGGGAAAATTTGGTTACAGCTTGTGTGAGGTGCAATATTCGTAAGGGAAATAGAACTCCGAAGGAAGCAGAGATGCCGTTATTGACGCAACCAAGAAAACCTTACAGCAGTTTGCATTTTGAAATTGTTAAGTGTACTAAAGATAATCTTAATCATGAGTGGCGAAAGTATGTCATTGGTATCTAA
- the urtA gene encoding urea transport system substrate-binding protein — MNFCHSRRKFLGYGGLTLGASLLFKGCHNDIPMGNEETIPPKENIIKVGILHSLSGTMAISETAVVEAELLAIKEINRNGGVLGKQIEAIIEDGASDWLTFRDKARKLIDKDQVVTVFGCWTSASRQAVLPVFEAKNHMLWYPVQYEGQECSRNIFYTGATPNQQIEPAVKWLLQNKGDEFFLVGSDYIFPRTANLIIKQQLDALGGKTVGENYLPLGNIGVGSIISKIQATLPHGGIIFNSLNGDSNVAFFKQIHAAGLGADKYPVMSVSIAEEEVRQMGVEYLRGHYAAWNYFQTVETPENIKFVDSFKAEYGADRVTNDPMESAYVMVYLWKQAVEKAGSEMDLEAIRVSAIGQQFNAPHGMVTMHPNHHISKTVRIGQVRDDGLFDIVYSSDTSVAPIPWNRFVPETQNYRCDWTDPHKGGKYEV, encoded by the coding sequence GTGAATTTTTGCCACAGCAGAAGAAAATTCTTAGGGTATGGGGGTTTAACATTAGGAGCGAGTTTGTTATTCAAAGGTTGTCATAATGACATTCCCATGGGTAATGAAGAAACAATTCCCCCGAAAGAAAACATCATAAAAGTGGGAATACTACACTCCCTCAGTGGCACCATGGCCATTAGCGAAACGGCGGTGGTGGAAGCTGAATTATTAGCCATCAAGGAAATTAATAGAAATGGGGGGGTGTTAGGAAAACAGATTGAAGCAATTATTGAAGATGGTGCTTCCGACTGGCTTACATTTAGGGATAAGGCGAGGAAATTGATTGATAAAGATCAGGTGGTAACGGTGTTTGGTTGTTGGACTTCTGCGAGTCGTCAGGCGGTTTTACCCGTATTTGAAGCCAAAAATCATATGCTTTGGTATCCTGTTCAGTATGAAGGGCAAGAATGTTCTCGCAACATTTTTTATACTGGGGCAACTCCTAATCAACAAATTGAACCTGCGGTGAAGTGGTTGTTGCAAAATAAAGGGGATGAGTTTTTTTTGGTGGGTTCAGATTACATTTTTCCCCGTACCGCTAATCTTATTATTAAACAACAACTTGATGCTTTGGGGGGAAAAACTGTGGGGGAAAATTATTTACCCTTGGGAAATATCGGGGTTGGCTCTATCATTTCAAAAATTCAGGCAACCTTACCCCATGGGGGAATTATTTTTAACAGTCTCAATGGCGATAGTAATGTGGCTTTTTTTAAACAAATTCACGCGGCGGGATTGGGTGCAGATAAATATCCTGTGATGTCGGTGAGTATTGCCGAGGAGGAAGTTCGGCAAATGGGGGTAGAGTATTTGAGGGGACATTATGCCGCATGGAACTATTTTCAAACGGTGGAAACTCCAGAAAATATTAAATTTGTTGATAGTTTTAAGGCTGAATATGGTGCTGATAGGGTGACCAATGATCCTATGGAATCTGCTTATGTCATGGTATATCTTTGGAAACAAGCGGTGGAGAAAGCTGGTAGTGAGATGGATTTAGAAGCTATTAGGGTAAGTGCGATCGGACAACAGTTTAATGCCCCCCATGGTATGGTTACCATGCACCCAAATCATCATATTTCTAAAACTGTGCGCATTGGGCAGGTGAGAGATGATGGACTGTTTGATATTGTCTATTCTAGCGATACTTCTGTAGCTCCTATTCCTTGGAATCGCTTTGTGCCTGAAACTCAGAATTATAGATGTGATTGGACAGATCCTCATAAGGGCGGTAAATATGAGGTGTAA